A genome region from Mercenaria mercenaria strain notata chromosome 11, MADL_Memer_1, whole genome shotgun sequence includes the following:
- the LOC123531823 gene encoding isatin hydrolase-like, with amino-acid sequence MQFEMFSTLLVLAVSNGHLAHALDFKIVDLTHEQNSSTIYWPGNPSYNFTILFRNRTSKGYWYESNTFQTAEHGGTHLDSPAHFAEGKKRQHQIPMDKLVGPGVIINVKAKSAENPDYRVTIDDLRAWESKYNRIPKRAVIIMNSGWHLKYPNKTLTFGTETPDDASTFHFPGWHEDTVNWLMKNRDVNVVGVDTPSTDYGQSKTFSVHVALGEANIPGAENVANLDEIPESGSIIYVAAIKLYDGSGGPARIFATMSEDGMTGRSSKLLLSSVLFIFSAIIVFSME; translated from the exons ATGCAGTTTGAGATGTTTTCCACGTTACTAGTATTGGCCGTCAGCAATGGTCATTTAGCGCATGCTTTAGATTTCAAAATTGTCGACTTAACCCACGAACAGAATTCAAGCACGATATACTGGCCTGGAAACCCGAGTTATAACTTCACTATCCTATTCCGGAACCGGACTTCCAAAGGATATTG GTATGAGTCAAATACGTTTCAAACAGCGGAGCACGGAGGGACGCATCTGGACTCGCCAGCACATTTTGCCGAGGGGAAAAAAAGGCAGCATCAGATACCAATGGACAAGCTAGTAGGACCTGGAGTTATTATAAATGTTAAG GCAAAGTCAGCCGAGAATCCAGATTACAGAGTTACCATTGATGATCTGCGAGCTTGGGAATCCAAATACAACAGAATTCCAAAAAGGGCAGTTATAATTATGAACTCTGGATGGCATTTAAAGTATCCAAACAAAACGCTTACGTTTGGAACAGAGACACCAGATGATGCCAGCACCTTCCATTTTCCTGGCTGGCACGAGGACACGGTTAATTGGCTGATGAAAAATAGAGATGTTAATGTTGTCGGTGTAGACACGCCTTCTACTGATTACGGCCAATCGAAGACATTTTCTGTACACGTGGCTCTCGGTGAAGCAAATATTCCAGGAGCTGAGAATGTCGCAAACTTGGACGAAATCCCAGAAAGTGGGTCTATTATCTATGTTGCAGCTATTAAACTGTACGACGGCAGTGGAGGTCCAGCAAGAATATTTGCTACAATGTCAGAAGATGGTATGACTGGCCGTTCATCTAAATTGCTACTGAGCAGTGTTCTATTTATATTTTCGGCTATAATTGTGTTTTCAATGGAATAA